The proteins below are encoded in one region of Paenibacillus sp. YYML68:
- a CDS encoding carbohydrate ABC transporter permease: MSNLRKLGVAYMFTLPSFLLTIVLVVYPIFWAIRYMFYDYKGYGTPVFIGLDNFTRLLHDGLYWQSVINTAFYAGGKLLLTLPLSLMLAVILNRAIKGRQLLRAVYFLPTIISSSVMAIVFYVIFNSYNGILNKLLIKLHLADTPIDWLGTKYAMLTVILIAAWGAIGNYMLMFIAGLQGIPNDLYESASLDGAGEWQKFRFITIPMLGPVMQMIVMLAITVSLKGYESIMVLTEGGPVGRTEVMYLYVYRLFFPVSTGASVEQDFGYGSAVGFATALIVGAVTAVYFLLSRRMSKIY, translated from the coding sequence ATGAGTAACCTACGTAAGCTCGGCGTTGCTTATATGTTCACATTACCCAGCTTTCTACTAACGATCGTGCTTGTCGTATACCCTATTTTTTGGGCTATTCGTTACATGTTCTATGATTATAAAGGTTATGGGACACCTGTATTCATAGGACTGGATAATTTCACTAGGCTTCTGCATGACGGCTTATACTGGCAATCCGTGATTAACACTGCTTTCTATGCAGGTGGTAAATTGCTACTCACGCTTCCGTTATCTCTTATGCTCGCAGTCATTTTAAATCGAGCAATAAAAGGCAGGCAACTGTTGAGAGCAGTTTATTTTCTTCCTACCATTATCAGTTCATCCGTGATGGCTATTGTATTTTATGTCATTTTCAACTCATATAACGGAATATTGAATAAACTTCTGATTAAGCTGCACCTTGCTGATACACCCATTGATTGGCTGGGAACCAAGTATGCGATGCTGACCGTTATTCTCATTGCTGCCTGGGGAGCTATTGGAAACTATATGTTGATGTTTATTGCTGGCTTACAAGGTATTCCGAATGACTTATACGAAAGTGCATCGCTCGATGGAGCAGGTGAGTGGCAGAAGTTTCGTTTTATCACCATTCCAATGCTAGGACCTGTAATGCAAATGATTGTGATGTTGGCCATAACCGTTTCTCTAAAGGGCTATGAGAGCATTATGGTGTTAACTGAAGGTGGGCCTGTCGGCAGGACAGAAGTGATGTATTTATACGTATACCGACTATTTTTCCCTGTATCTACTGGAGCCTCCGTCGAACAGGACTTTGGTTACGGAAGTGCCGTTGGCTTTGCTACAGCACTGATTGTGGGTGCGGTAACCGCGGTGTACTTCCTGCTGTCGCGTAGAATGAGCAAGATCTATTAA
- a CDS encoding carbohydrate ABC transporter permease — protein MLVFTVFPVIMAILGSFKSNAEISLGDNFLPEAWQWSNYVAAWNGANFSRFTWNSLFISCAATVGTLFVASLAGYAVDRIEFPGKRWYVFIQSTTLFISIGAVVLRPQFDMMNAIGLNKSLLSVILIIIAGHATTFFILIGFYRSIPKDLDEAAMIDGCGFFRLYWQVILPLLAPGLGVAGLLVFRNGWNEYILPLIFTMSKPDLQPLTVGLANLRYGALGAAQQTHLMLAGACLSILPILVVYMFANKSFMQMSAGSIKG, from the coding sequence ATGCTTGTATTCACTGTATTTCCAGTTATTATGGCCATTTTAGGCTCTTTTAAAAGTAACGCTGAAATTAGTCTCGGCGATAACTTCCTGCCCGAAGCATGGCAATGGTCCAACTATGTCGCAGCTTGGAATGGTGCTAACTTTAGTCGATTTACTTGGAATAGTTTATTCATTTCATGCGCTGCAACAGTAGGTACGCTCTTTGTTGCTTCTCTGGCGGGTTATGCCGTTGATCGTATCGAATTTCCCGGTAAGCGATGGTATGTATTCATTCAATCCACGACCTTATTTATTTCGATCGGGGCTGTGGTGTTACGGCCACAATTCGATATGATGAATGCAATCGGTTTAAACAAGTCTCTACTAAGTGTCATACTTATTATAATCGCTGGGCATGCTACGACATTTTTTATACTTATTGGTTTTTACCGTTCTATTCCCAAAGATCTTGATGAGGCCGCAATGATTGACGGCTGCGGTTTTTTCCGATTGTATTGGCAAGTCATTCTTCCATTGCTTGCACCAGGGTTAGGGGTTGCCGGACTGCTCGTATTCAGAAATGGATGGAATGAATATATTTTACCGCTAATCTTTACGATGAGTAAACCGGACCTTCAGCCTTTGACCGTAGGGCTGGCTAACCTAAGGTACGGTGCATTAGGGGCTGCGCAGCAGACACATTTGATGCTGGCGGGGGCATGTTTATCCATTCTGCCAATTCTGGTTGTTTATATGTTTGCTAATAAATCGTTCATGCAGATGTCTGCAGGTTCAATTAAGGGTTAA